The genomic window TCTCAGTAACTGTCGAAGGGACGGCACTGCTTGAAAGACCCGAGTGACAGCACAGTGCTGACCAGATTAAGTGAAAAGTGGATGAAAGGTGGACGATACTATGCTTACTTGCTAGGAGAGAACTAAAGCTCACGGGCTTTCATCtccaatttatttaattttactcaTAAATTTTTATACTTCACCGAGGCTTCACTATTAAATGANNNNNNNNNNNNNNNNNNNNNNNNNNNNNNNNNNNNNNNNNNNNNNNNNNNNNNNNNNNNNNNNNNNNNNNNNNNNNNNNNNNNNNNNNNNNNNNNNNNNNNNNNNNNNNNNNNNNNNNNNNNNNNNNNNNNNNNNNNNNNNNNNNNNNNNNNNNNNNNNNNNNNNNNNNNNNNNNNNNNNNNNNNNNNNNNNNNNNNNNNNNNNNNNNNNNNNNNNNNNNNNNNNNNNNNNNNNNNNNNNNNNNNNNNNNNNNNNNNNNNNNNNNNNNNNNNNNNNNNNNNNNNNNNNNNNNNNNNNNNNNNNNNNNNNNNNNNNNNNNNNNNNNNNNNNNNNNNNNNNNNNNNNNNNNNNNNNNNNNNNNNNNNNNNNNNNNNNNNNNNNNNNNNNNNNNNNNNNNNNNNNNNNNNNNNNNNNNNNNNNNNNNNNNNNNNNNNNNNNNNNNNNNNNNNNNNNNNNNNNNNNNNNNNNNNNNNNNNNNNNNNNNNNNNNNNNNNNNNNNNNNNNNNNNNNNNNNNNNNNNNNNNNNNNNNNNNNNNNNNNNNNNNNNNNNNNNNNNNNNNNNNNNNNNNNNNNNNNNNNNNNNNNNNNNNNNNNNNNNNNNNNNNNNNNNNNNNNNNNNNNNNNNNNNNNNNNNNNNNNNNNNNNNNNNNNNNNNNNNNNNNNNNNNNNNNNNNNNNNNNNNNNNNNNNNNNNNNNNNNNNNNNNNNNNNNNNNNNNNNNNNNNNNNNNNNNNNNNNNNNNNNNNNNNNNNNNNNNNNNNNNNNNNNNNNNNNNNNNNNNNNNNNNNNNNNNNNNNNNNNNNNNNNNNNNNNNNNNNNNNNNNNNNNNNNNNNNNNNNNNNNNNNNNNNNNNNNNNNNNNNNNNNNNNNNNNNNNNNNNNNNNNNNNNNNNNNNNNNNNNNNNNNNNNNNNNNNNNNNNNNNNNNNNNNNNNNNNNNNNNNNNNNNNNNNNNNNNNNNNNNNNNNNNNNNNNNNNNNNNNNNNNNNNNNNNNNNNNNNNNNNNNNNNNNNNNNNNNNNNNNNNNNNNNNNNNNNNNNNNNNNNNNNNNNNNNNNNNNNNNNNNNNNNNNNNNNNNNNNNNNNNNNNNNNNNNNNNNNNNNNNNNNNNNNNNNNNNNNNNNNNNNNNNNNNNNNNNNNNNNNNNNNNNNNNNNNNNNNNNNNNNNNNNNNNNNNNNNNNNNNNNNNNNNNNNNNNNNNNNNNNNNNNNNNNNNNNNNNNNNNNNNNNNNNNNNNNNNNNNNNNNNNNNNNNNNNNNNNNNNNNNNNNNNNNNNNNNNNNNNNNNNNNNNNNNNNNNNNNNNNNNNNNNNNNNNNNNNNNNNNNNNNNNNNNNNNNNNNNNNNNNNNNNNNNNNNNNNNNNNNNNNNNNNNNNNNNNNNNNNNNNNNNNNNNNNNNNNNNNNNNNNNNNNNNNNNNNNNNNNNNNNNNNNNNNNNNNNNNNNNNNNNNNNNNNNNNNNNNNNNNNNNNNNNNNNNNNNNNNNNNNNNNNNNNNNNNNNNNNNNNNNNNNNNNNNNNNNNNNNNNNNNNNNNNNNNNNNNNNNNNNNNNNNNNNNNNNNNNNNNNNNNNNNNNNNNNNNNNNNNNNNNNNNNNNNNNNNNNNNNNNNNNNNNNNNNNNNNNNGGCACGtttcatttatataatcttatgCATTGATGAAATATGATTTCCGAAATCCGACTATATAGTTTGGCTGGTGAATGTTTTTCTCCTCCTTTGAATTTATTTAATGGGTGATAAAGGGCCTCCTTCTTAAAAATGCCTACAGGATCTTTCTTACTCAATAAGCCTTGGCGAGGAATCCGCTGAAAGAGGTGTAGGCCTCATCGAATGGATGCTCGTAGAGGCTTCCCTGCTGCAGCTCGAGGTGGACCAGGTCCCCCTGGTTCAGCAGGAGAAGGGCCGAGTTGGAACCCTGCTGGAAGCTGCCCTTTCCGCCATATGCTGTCACCTGGTACTGGTCGTTCTTCATCAGGGCCAGCCTTGAAGGAGGTGTGCATAGTGTTGTAAGTGAGGTTCCGTTACCATTATAAATCAATGAACGTATTCCAAACACCCCTCTGAATGATGAACCATTTCATCAATGGATAAGCACTTACGTGAAGTCGCCTCTGTCTTGAGCCACGCCGTGGAAGGAGAAGTAGTAGAGACCCTTACAGGGAGCCTGGAAGTCGCTCTCGGAGGGCGACCAGCCTCCCTCACTGGTCAACACCTCCTGTGTGGAAGGAAACGTAAAGATTTATGACTTTTTCCTCTTTACCCTCGTGTGTCGTTGATTACTGTCAcatatttttgtcaataattaTCATACTAGTTTCCATTACGTATCTGTTTACGAACATGAAACGAAAGTAGGCACACACTGAAATCAGATGCTTGTTCCTTTCCCTAATCCTACTCTTAATGCACAGAGTTCCGCTGAAAACTATGAGAGAGGCAAGGTTCATTCGAGCGTGGGTGTCGCCTGCAGTTGGAGAANNNNNNNNNNNNNNNNNNNNNNNNNNNNNNNNNNNNNNNNNNNNNNNNNNNNNNNNNNNNNNNNNNNNNNNNNNNNNNNNNNNNNNNNNNNNNNNNNNNNNNNNNNNNGTGTGATTTGAGCCTTTCCCTTCACTATATCtgattattataagaattattattttcttagttCTATTTTTTTGGTATTCATCTGATAGCATTCGGGCCATTGGTTTATTCATGTTATCTTACAAAGAGTTCTTCGTTTGACATGAAGATACCAACGTGTGCGCTATTTAATTGAATTGGTCGACCACAAAAGGAACACTGAAAAACTTTCCTCTNNNNNNNNNNNNNNNNNNNNNNNNNNNNNNNNNNNNNNNNNNNATTTAGGTTTTgtaattactgatttttttttacttagctaAAATGTGTCTAAGAATTTGTTTGACTATTTGTTCATATGAAGGAAATTCAGTCACATTACTAACTATTCTATTAAAACTAACCATCGCGTCTTCAATTAAGTTAATTGTTCCTAATAGAACTTGATGCAACGACGCCGCGGCTCCCACTTCAGGCGCTCCGGCAAAAGCCTACAATCTCCGCTACTTATTTGGTAAGACTCGGATTGGTTCCTTATGTGATAAGAAATTTCTATGGAGGCTGGCTGAATTTCTCTTACCAGAAGATGTGTGGTTGAGGTTTTAGCCTTCNNNNNNNNNNNNNNNNNNNNNNNNNNNNNNNNNNNNNNNNNNNNNNNNNNNNNNNNNNNNNNNNNNNNNNNNNNNNNNNNNNNNNNNNNNNNNNNNNNNNNNNNNNCAAAGCAAATTTCGAAGTGGGTATATTTTCAGGATCATTAGccgatataatgtatatattggtaAATATGAATACAGATTTTATATTGCGAACTGTAAGAATTGTTCTGCATTAATTTGAGAAACAATACTCATATTCATGCATAAATGTCGAGACTTCAATGCTGATATGGCGGCAGTGTGCTTGGATTATGGTCTGGAGTATTGCCCCGTTTCCTAATCCCACGCTTTCTTACTAACCTGAAACATGAGGCGGGTCCTGGAACCTCCCCTTACAGTGGACGTGCCCCTCGTGGCTTTCCTCACGGAGAACCCAGACGAGCAACTGTGAACACAAAGCATTGTTTCCATACTCACTAACCTTAAAAAATATTAAGCAGGAAAATGTAATAAACCAAAAAGGAATGCAATAAATACACGAAAAGTAATCAAATTAGGTTTCAGTAACAGAAAGATACAAAACCTTACGTCGGTGCTGGGGCGGGTGGGGCGGCGAAGCCCTCTGAGGGCGCTGCTGCTGCGATGACTTGGGACCCGGGATCCCTCTGACCCCACGCTAGGCCACACGCGATCGCCAGCAATGCCACCTCGATAAACCCCAACCGAACCATCTAGCGCAGAAAGGTGTGAAAAGAagacttgtttgtttgtatgcNNNNNNNNNNNNNNNNNNNNNNNNNNNNCACTGTAACATAGATAAGACGACCTATCCATCTCACTGGGACGTACatccaataatttcaatatggAATTGCAAAGCTTCATCTTCGTCTGTCCGTCGAAGTTTCAATCAATAACTGAAGTAACCTGATTGTTTACAAAATTCAAATGTTGCATTGTTTAGCCAACGAAAAGATTGAAACAACCCAGACCTCACCTTCGGTCGTCCGTCTCGGAATAAATTCTGAGGTTCCAGAAGCGACCTACCCTTATATAAGCCCACCGCTGCCACGAGTTGTTATAAACCCGGAGAAAAAATAGTTACCGGCCAGGAATGTGACATAAATACCTGCTCCAAAAGTGAAATATTTCGAATTCTTTTAATGACAGGGTTCTATGCACCAGGAGTTGAAACATCTGGAACTCGTCTAAAATCCATATTTAAGGAGGTTTTCTGTCAGATTCCTGGGCTATAAAAAACTATTTCCGATTATACAGTATACGCGAACGCAGTTAACCAACATAAAGAGGCCGTTCTGTTGTGCTTAAACGAGCTATTCAATTTTCATCTCACCATGCTTGTCGTTATGCCAGAGCATACTCCAGACAGTTCTACAAGCTTTGTTATGTTAATTCGATTTCAGTGAGCGAGACGTTTTTCTATACACGAGGTCATCGCACGGCAGCCAATTACAGTGCATGTCGATGCAACCATAGGTGCCAAGAGaccatttttttgtaaaatttaggaTATTTTGCCAGGAAATGTATCGCCTGTCGTAAAAGATGGAATCTACTTGCAGACTATTTGGCCGAAtttcagaaaatatatttctCACAGAAAATGAAGGTACAATTGAAAGGTTGCTGGGGCATATACNNNNNNNNNNNNNNNNNNNNNNNNNNNNNNNNNNNNNNNNNNNNNNNNNNNNNNNNNNNNNNNNNNNNNNNNNNNNNNNNNNNNNNNNNNNNNNNNNNNNNNNNNNNNNNNNNNNNNNNNNNNNNNNNNNNNNNNNNNNNNNNNNNNNNNNNNNNNNNNNNNNNNNNNNNNNNNNNNNNNNNNNNNNNNNNNNNNNNNNNNNNNNNNNNNNNNNNNNNNNNNNNNNNNNNNNNNNNNNNNNNNNNNNNNNNNNNNNNNNNNNNNNNNNNNNNNNNNNNNNNNNNNNNNNNNNNNNNNNNNNNNNNNNNNNNNNNNNNNNNNNNNNNNNNNNNNNNNNNNNNNNNNNNNNNNNNNNNNNNNNNNNNNNNNNNNNNNNNNNNNNNNNNNNNNNNNNNNNNNNNNNNNNNNNNNNNNNNNNNNNNNNNNNNNNNNNNNNNNNNNNNNNNNNNNNNNNNNNNNNNNNNNNNNNNNNNNNNNNNNNNNNNNNNNNNNNNNNNNNNNNNNNNNNNNNNNNNNNNNNNNNNNNNNNNNNNNNNNNNNNNNNNNNNNNNNNNNNNNNNNNNNNNNNNNNNNNNNNNNNNNNNNNNNNNNNNNNNNNNNNNNNNNNNNNNNNNNNNNNNNNNNNNNNNNNNNNNNNNNNNNNNNNNNNNNNNNNNNNNNNNNNNNNNNNNNNNNNNNNNNNNNNNNNNNNNNNNNNNNNNNNNNNNNNNNNNNNNNNNNNNNNNNNNNNNNNNNNNNNNNNNNNNNNNNNNNNNNNNNNNNNNNNNNNNNNNNNNNNNNNNNNNNNNNNNNNNNNNNNNNNNNNNNNNNNNNNNNNNNNNNNNNNNNNNNNNNNNNNNNNNNNNNNNNNNNNNNNNNNNNNNNNNNNNNNNNNNNNNNNNNNNNNNNNNNNNNNNNNNNNNNNNNNNNNNNNNNNNNNNNNNNNNNNNNNNNNNNNNNNNNNNNNNNNNNNNNNNNNNNNNNNNNNNNNNNNNNNNNNNNNNNNNNNNNNNNNNNNNNNNNNNNNNNNNNNNNNNNNNNNNNNNNNNNNNNNNNNNNNNNNNNNNNNNNNNNNNNNNNNNNNNNNNNNNNNNNNNNNNNNNNNNNNNNNNNNNNNNNNNNNNNNNNNNNNNNNNNNNNNNNNNNNNNNNNNNNNNNNNNNNNNNNNNNNNNNNNNNNNNNNNNNNNNNNNNNNNNNNNNNNNNNNNNNNNNNNNNNNNNNTTTTGGAACCGACATCAAGCACTTTTTGAATTTGCGGTTGCCTCGTATGACGAGCAGCACATGTTCCAGAGCATTTTAAAACGTTCTTTTCAGTGCCACGCATTCTAAAACATCCCCCTCTTATAGGAGCATCTTTGCGATCTCAGAGAGTGGCGAGCCTTCGTGGGGAACCAGTGGCACAGGAAAGCGTTCACGGGCAGCGAGGGTAGAtatgtggtagggggggggggcaagttcaGTTAGCGGGCTGACCTTCCGGGAACCAGTTTGTGATGCCCGATGACGTGCCTTGATTTTTCGGTTAAGGTGATTAGTTTTAATAGAATAGTTAGTAATCTGACTGAATTACCTTCAGATGAACAAATAGCCAAGCACATTCTTAAGCACATTTTAGTANNNNNNNNNNNNNNNNNNNNNNNAATAGTCAGTTATTACAAAACCAAGATTCAGATATCGAACCTTCAACTCCCATTCTAACGATACAGCATCAGAGGAAAGTGTTTTAGTGNNNNNNNNNNNNNNNNNNNNNNNNNNNNNNNNNNNNNNNNNNNNNNNNNNNNNNNNNNNNNNNNNNNNNNNNNNNNNNNNNNNNNNNNNNNNNNNNNNNTGNNNNNNNNNNNNNNNNNNNNNNNNNNNNNNNNNNNNNNNNNNNNNNNNNNNNNNNNNNNNNNNNNNNNNNNNNNNNNNNNNNNNNNNNNNNNNNNNNNNNNNNNNNNNNNNNNNNNNNNNNNNNNNNNNNNNNNNNNNNNNNNNNNNNNNNNNNNNNNNNNNNNNNNNNNNNNNNNNNNNNNNNNNNNNNNNNNNNNNNNNNNNNNNNNNNNNNNNNNNNNNNNNNNNNNNNNNNNNNNNNNNNNNNNNNNNNNNNNNNNNNNNNNNNNNNNNNNNNNNNNNNNNNNNNNNNNNNNNNNNNNNNNNNNNNNNNNNNNNNNNNNNNNNNNNNNNNNNNNNNNNNNNNNNNNNNNNNNNNNNNNNNNNNNNNNNNNNNNNNNNNNNNNNNNNNNNNNNNNNNNNNNNNNNNNNNNNNNNNNNNNNNNNNNNNNNNNNNNNNNNNNNNNNNNNNNNNNNNNNNNNNNNNNNNNNNNNNNNNNNNNNNNNNNNNNNNNNNNNNNNNNNNNNNNNNNNNNNNNNNNNNNNNNNNNNNNNNNNNNNNNNNNNNNNNNNNNNNNNNNNNNNNNNNNNNNNNNNNNNNNNNNNNNNNNNNNNNNNNNNNNNNNNNNNNNNNNNNNNNNNNNNNNNNNNNNNNNNNNNNNNNNNNNNNNNNNNNNNNNNNNNNNNNNNNNNNNNNNNNNNNNNNNNNNNNNNNNNNNNNNNNNNNNNNNNNNNNNNNNNNNNNNNNNNNNNNNNNNNNNNNNNNNNNNNNNNNNNNNNNNNNNNNNNNNNNNNNNNNNNNNNNNNNNNNNNNNNNNNNNNNNNNNNNNNNNNNNNNCCCACAACCATGACTCCCACATTAGatccttgttcaacgaacatcacgtcNNNNNNNNNNNNNNNNNNNNNNNNNNNNNNNNNNNNNNNNNNNNNNNNNNNNNNNNNNNNNNNNNNNNNNNNNNNN from Penaeus monodon isolate SGIC_2016 chromosome 23, NSTDA_Pmon_1, whole genome shotgun sequence includes these protein-coding regions:
- the LOC119588184 gene encoding cerebellin-2-like, whose amino-acid sequence is MSNEELFEVLTSEGGWSPSESDFQAPCKGLYYFSFHGVAQDRGDFTLALMKNDQYQVTAYGGKGSFQQGSNSALLLLNQGDLVHLELQQGSLYEHPFDEAYTSFSGFLAKAY